Proteins co-encoded in one uncultured Draconibacterium sp. genomic window:
- the hemH gene encoding ferrochelatase, whose protein sequence is MKTKTAVLLMNVGSPDKPTVPAVRKYLTEFLNDKRVIDLPYLLRKFLVNAIIIPFRVKNSTKLYRQLWTKKGSPLIYISEELKQKLQKELGDDYEVFMGMRYGNPGYKAALAEIKKKGFGKLILLPLFPHHAMSTTETSLVAAQKEIKKLGIKAEVSEVGQFYHDPKFIDAFAERIQQYKLQDYDHIIFSYHGLPNRHLEKCHPGIKVEQCSCHNAMPEHGAMCYRATVYETSRLLAARLNLQPEQYSVGFQSRLSKNWLTPFTDELLAEKLAEGKKKILIAAPSFVTDCLETTLELGVEYGEELLDKGGEKLQLVDSLNTEKSWVETLAYLVRKNIS, encoded by the coding sequence ATGAAGACAAAAACAGCTGTTTTGTTGATGAACGTTGGTAGTCCCGACAAACCAACCGTTCCTGCAGTTCGGAAATACCTCACCGAGTTTTTAAACGATAAGCGTGTTATCGATCTTCCATATCTGCTTCGTAAATTTTTGGTAAATGCGATTATCATTCCGTTCAGAGTGAAAAATTCAACCAAATTATACCGGCAGTTGTGGACTAAAAAGGGTTCGCCGCTAATTTATATTTCGGAGGAGTTGAAGCAAAAATTGCAGAAAGAACTGGGTGATGATTACGAAGTTTTTATGGGAATGCGCTACGGAAATCCGGGTTACAAAGCAGCATTGGCGGAAATTAAAAAGAAGGGCTTCGGGAAGTTGATTTTGTTACCGCTTTTTCCGCATCATGCTATGTCAACCACTGAAACATCGTTGGTTGCCGCCCAAAAAGAAATTAAAAAGCTGGGAATAAAAGCAGAGGTAAGTGAGGTTGGACAATTTTACCACGATCCTAAATTTATTGATGCTTTTGCCGAACGAATTCAACAATATAAGCTACAGGATTACGACCATATTATTTTTTCGTATCACGGATTGCCGAACCGGCATTTGGAAAAGTGCCATCCGGGAATTAAAGTGGAACAATGCAGTTGCCATAATGCAATGCCTGAACACGGAGCTATGTGTTACCGAGCTACGGTTTATGAAACTTCGCGTTTGTTGGCAGCCCGGTTAAACCTGCAACCCGAGCAGTATTCCGTAGGTTTTCAGTCGCGCTTATCGAAAAACTGGCTAACACCATTTACCGACGAATTGCTGGCAGAAAAGCTTGCAGAAGGCAAAAAGAAAATACTGATAGCAGCACCTTCGTTTGTTACCGACTGCCTGGAAACAACGCTGGAACTTGGCGTGGAATACGGCGAAGAACTTCTGGACAAAGGCGGAGAAAAACTGCAGTTGGTTGATAGTTTAAACACCGAAAAAAGCTGGGTAGAAACGCTCGCATACCTGGTTCGCAAAAACATTTCTTAA
- a CDS encoding NAD-dependent succinate-semialdehyde dehydrogenase, producing MLKSINPVTNEIVKTYQKHSEEGVEKIINSVDKIWHHWRSTSFHHRAQLMQNAASILRSKKEELALLMAQEMGKVKKEGIAEIEKCAWVCEYYAANAESFLENETIVTQASKSYVSYQPQGTILAVMPWNFPFWQVFRFAAPTLMSGNTAILKHASNVPGCAVAIEEIFREAGFPENVFRSLLIGSSMVENVIKHKAVKAVSLTGSTPAGKSVVALAGAELKKCVLELGGSDPYLILKDADLDMAAKTCATGRLLNAGQSCIGAKRFIVEETVYAHFLELFTHEMNAAHFGDPFDEESTMGPMAREDLRDELHQQVVDSVNKGAEVILGGEIPHRKGAFYPPTILENVKPGMPAYEEELFGPVASVIKVKDEQETIRVANDTDFGLGAAVFTQNLKKGEHIAEMELEAGACFVNDFVKSDPRLPFGGIKTSGFGRELSVQGIKEFVNVKTVFVK from the coding sequence ATGTTAAAATCGATAAATCCGGTAACAAACGAAATAGTAAAAACCTATCAAAAACACTCTGAGGAAGGTGTTGAAAAGATCATAAATTCAGTAGATAAAATCTGGCACCATTGGCGAAGTACATCCTTTCATCACAGGGCGCAGTTGATGCAAAATGCAGCCAGTATTTTACGCAGTAAAAAGGAAGAGCTGGCTTTGCTAATGGCTCAGGAAATGGGAAAAGTTAAAAAAGAAGGAATTGCCGAGATTGAAAAGTGTGCCTGGGTTTGTGAGTATTATGCTGCAAACGCCGAATCATTCCTCGAAAACGAAACCATAGTCACACAGGCCAGCAAATCGTATGTTTCGTACCAGCCGCAGGGAACCATTTTAGCTGTTATGCCCTGGAATTTTCCGTTTTGGCAGGTATTTCGTTTTGCAGCTCCAACGCTTATGTCGGGCAACACGGCCATACTGAAACATGCCAGCAATGTACCGGGATGTGCCGTGGCTATCGAAGAGATTTTCCGCGAAGCTGGTTTTCCTGAAAATGTGTTTCGCTCGTTGTTAATCGGAAGCTCGATGGTTGAAAATGTGATTAAGCACAAGGCCGTTAAAGCAGTTAGCCTTACCGGAAGTACACCGGCGGGGAAAAGTGTTGTCGCGTTGGCAGGAGCCGAATTAAAAAAATGTGTGTTGGAATTGGGGGGCAGCGATCCATACCTGATTTTAAAAGATGCCGACCTGGATATGGCTGCAAAAACATGTGCTACCGGCCGCCTGTTAAATGCCGGCCAAAGTTGTATCGGTGCCAAACGTTTTATTGTGGAAGAAACGGTTTACGCGCATTTTCTTGAGCTTTTTACCCACGAAATGAATGCAGCACACTTTGGCGATCCTTTCGACGAGGAAAGTACAATGGGGCCAATGGCGCGCGAAGATTTGCGCGACGAGTTACACCAGCAGGTTGTTGATTCAGTGAATAAAGGTGCAGAAGTAATTCTGGGAGGTGAAATTCCACATCGAAAAGGGGCTTTTTATCCGCCAACCATTCTTGAAAATGTGAAGCCGGGAATGCCGGCCTACGAAGAAGAATTGTTTGGGCCAGTTGCGTCGGTAATAAAAGTAAAAGATGAACAAGAAACCATACGCGTAGCCAACGACACCGATTTTGGTTTGGGAGCTGCTGTGTTTACCCAAAATCTAAAAAAAGGCGAACATATCGCCGAAATGGAACTGGAAGCCGGTGCTTGTTTTGTAAACGATTTTGTGAAATCGGACCCGCGTTTACCTTTTGGCGGTATAAAAACCAGCGGATTTGGCCGTGAACTTTCCGTACAAGGAATCAAAGAATTTGTGAACGTGAAAACCGTTTTTGTAAAGTAG
- the hemN gene encoding oxygen-independent coproporphyrinogen III oxidase — MKVSQKLIEKYNTPVPRYTSYPPANFFSPEFTPAEYVKVLEQSNSENPQNISIYIHIPFCPKICYFCGCNTHLTRDKNKMEVYVDALKKEIRMVKKLLNDDRKVSQVHWGGGTPNSLSIELVEDIMNVIHELFEFIPKPEIAMECHPAMLDKDYIDRLVALKFNRFSLGIQDFNKEVLDNVNRDPSILPEEDLVAMIRSHEGTSVNFDFIYGLPFQDEESFAKTIERAISLSPDRLVTFSYAHVPWVKKAQKILDARGLPTATKKLAMFEVGYRLLTENGYDAIGLDHFARPDDELSIAFKNKTLHRNFQGYCTRETTGQVYAFGATGISQLENAYAQNAKDTNTYVDQINAGKFTIEKGYQLNETEKIIRHVINEVMCNYYISWEEAAQVLKTSPDIIRQSIVYDESFLAGFIEEGLLSVSKDELHVSEQGRFFVRNIAASLDPNMRNATLKFSKAL; from the coding sequence ATGAAAGTATCACAAAAGTTAATAGAAAAATATAACACCCCGGTACCGCGATACACAAGCTACCCGCCGGCCAACTTTTTTTCACCGGAATTTACTCCGGCAGAATACGTAAAAGTGTTGGAACAATCCAATTCAGAGAATCCACAGAATATTTCCATTTATATCCACATACCGTTTTGCCCAAAGATCTGTTATTTCTGTGGCTGTAACACACACCTTACACGCGACAAAAACAAAATGGAAGTTTATGTTGATGCGCTGAAAAAAGAGATTCGCATGGTGAAAAAGCTGCTGAACGACGACCGTAAAGTGTCGCAGGTGCACTGGGGAGGCGGAACACCAAACTCGTTGTCTATTGAGTTGGTGGAAGACATTATGAATGTGATCCATGAACTTTTCGAGTTTATTCCAAAACCGGAAATTGCCATGGAATGTCATCCGGCAATGCTGGATAAAGATTACATCGATCGTTTGGTAGCACTGAAATTTAACCGTTTTAGTTTGGGTATTCAGGATTTTAACAAAGAGGTGCTCGACAATGTAAACCGCGATCCGTCGATTCTTCCCGAGGAAGATTTGGTTGCCATGATTCGCAGTCACGAAGGTACCAGCGTGAATTTCGACTTTATTTACGGTCTTCCTTTTCAAGATGAAGAGTCGTTTGCAAAAACCATTGAGCGCGCCATCAGTTTGTCGCCCGATCGTTTGGTAACTTTCTCGTATGCACACGTGCCCTGGGTAAAAAAAGCACAAAAAATACTCGATGCACGCGGTTTGCCAACGGCAACTAAAAAGCTGGCTATGTTTGAGGTTGGCTATCGTTTATTGACTGAAAACGGTTACGATGCCATTGGTCTCGACCATTTTGCCCGCCCCGATGATGAATTGAGTATTGCCTTTAAAAACAAAACGTTACACCGTAATTTTCAGGGATATTGCACCCGCGAAACTACCGGCCAGGTTTATGCTTTTGGAGCCACAGGAATCAGCCAACTGGAAAATGCTTACGCGCAAAATGCTAAGGATACCAATACTTACGTTGACCAGATTAACGCCGGGAAATTTACCATTGAAAAAGGTTATCAGCTCAATGAAACGGAGAAGATTATTCGCCACGTGATTAACGAAGTAATGTGCAACTACTATATTTCGTGGGAGGAAGCGGCACAAGTGCTAAAAACGTCTCCAGATATAATAAGACAAAGCATTGTTTACGATGAATCGTTCCTCGCCGGTTTTATTGAAGAAGGACTTTTATCCGTTTCGAAAGACGAACTGCATGTAAGCGAACAAGGACGGTTTTTTGTGCGAAATATTGCTGCCAGCCTTGATCCGAACATGCGGAATGCAACTTTAAAATTCTCAAAAGCACTATAA
- a CDS encoding OsmC family protein: protein MKHIVDMAWTDKLAFETDMDGHKVVIDATEEVGGSDLGPRPKKLMLTALAGCTGIDVVMILKKMKVELDAFNVIVEGELTEEHPKYYNKMTIVYQFKGKDLPMDKLEKAVKLSEEKYCGVSAVYRQAMEMKTEIRIVE, encoded by the coding sequence ATGAAGCATATAGTAGATATGGCCTGGACCGATAAACTGGCTTTCGAAACAGATATGGATGGGCATAAGGTTGTTATCGACGCCACAGAAGAAGTGGGTGGGAGTGATTTAGGACCACGCCCCAAAAAATTAATGTTGACGGCTTTGGCCGGTTGTACAGGCATTGATGTGGTGATGATTTTGAAAAAAATGAAGGTGGAGCTTGATGCTTTTAATGTAATTGTTGAGGGCGAACTGACCGAAGAACATCCGAAATACTACAATAAAATGACTATCGTTTATCAGTTTAAAGGTAAAGATCTCCCGATGGATAAACTGGAGAAAGCGGTTAAACTTTCGGAAGAGAAATACTGTGGTGTTAGCGCCGTGTATCGTCAGGCAATGGAAATGAAAACAGAGATCAGGATAGTGGAATAA
- a CDS encoding GNAT family N-acetyltransferase, producing MQFQTLENQSIKELCNLFNAAFADYLVKIEMTPEKLQNKFDSEEVSLKHSAGLFCEGKPVGFILHALRNTASGKIAYNAATGVIPEFRGKNATVQLYEFIRQKLVKSGVKEVVLEVIDKNTPAIKSYKKVGFTILYDLECFNGFPSISKPENSLIVEEATEKFTLPEHFWDWQPTWQNTTQTVIQSGQYKTWSIYRDNTKIAYLTGNPDSGKIAQFAVEPAHRWKGLGTSLFCHFAGLASNTPMVINVADQSGQTQEFLKAIGMAPFLKQYKMKLILQ from the coding sequence ATGCAATTTCAAACACTGGAAAACCAAAGTATAAAAGAACTCTGCAACTTATTTAATGCTGCATTTGCCGATTATCTGGTAAAGATTGAAATGACTCCTGAAAAATTACAGAATAAATTTGATTCAGAAGAGGTAAGTCTAAAGCACTCGGCGGGCCTTTTTTGCGAAGGTAAACCGGTAGGTTTTATCTTACATGCTTTGCGTAACACCGCATCGGGAAAAATAGCATACAATGCTGCAACCGGCGTAATTCCTGAATTCAGAGGCAAAAATGCAACGGTGCAGCTATACGAATTTATTCGTCAAAAACTGGTTAAAAGTGGCGTAAAAGAAGTAGTTCTTGAAGTTATTGATAAAAACACTCCCGCAATAAAATCCTATAAAAAAGTGGGATTTACCATTCTTTACGATTTGGAATGTTTTAATGGTTTCCCGAGTATTTCCAAACCAGAGAATTCTTTGATAGTGGAAGAAGCAACCGAAAAATTCACTCTTCCCGAACACTTTTGGGACTGGCAGCCCACCTGGCAAAATACCACCCAAACAGTTATACAGTCAGGCCAATACAAAACATGGAGTATTTACCGCGATAACACGAAAATTGCCTACCTTACCGGAAATCCTGATTCCGGGAAAATAGCCCAGTTTGCTGTTGAACCGGCACATCGTTGGAAAGGTTTGGGAACCTCGCTTTTTTGTCATTTTGCCGGGCTGGCATCAAACACGCCGATGGTGATAAATGTGGCCGACCAATCTGGTCAAACACAGGAATTTTTGAAAGCAATTGGAATGGCTCCTTTTCTGAAACAATATAAAATGAAATTAATACTTCAATAA
- a CDS encoding DUF4292 domain-containing protein: MKFLKYFRISLFMIAVLVVVSSCKTPSELAVVDARPISTNKLLKRIEQNAFDYEYLTIKRINCNFSSSQSKAAFKINLKAKKDDCILVSISKLNIPVGRVLLTPDSVKYVNYIDRNYFIDDYSYLSSFLHIDLDFATIQSIISNNAFSYRNDPRDKDFKNFDALIEDNQYVLQSEKTRKLSKLEEKENKAERHLKRLDDQALIVQKMFFSPGSFALNRLLISDKTNDRNMNLVFDDYTEVKNKEYPGSIEMNFHSPEEEIDMKIKMSGFSTDKISSFSIKIPQKYEEIRVK; this comes from the coding sequence ATGAAGTTTCTAAAATATTTCAGGATTTCCCTGTTTATGATAGCTGTGCTGGTTGTCGTTTCGTCCTGTAAAACACCATCTGAATTAGCTGTTGTTGATGCACGTCCGATAAGCACCAATAAATTACTAAAACGAATTGAGCAAAACGCATTCGATTACGAGTATCTTACCATTAAACGTATCAATTGTAACTTTTCAAGCAGCCAGTCGAAAGCGGCTTTTAAAATCAATCTGAAAGCTAAAAAAGATGACTGTATTCTGGTGTCGATAAGCAAACTGAATATTCCGGTTGGCCGTGTTCTATTGACTCCTGACAGTGTAAAATATGTGAATTACATCGACCGTAATTATTTTATCGACGATTATTCCTACCTCAGCAGTTTTTTGCACATCGACCTTGATTTTGCAACCATTCAAAGCATTATTTCAAACAATGCATTCTCGTACCGGAATGATCCGCGCGATAAGGATTTTAAAAATTTCGATGCATTAATTGAAGACAACCAGTATGTTTTACAATCGGAAAAAACACGGAAACTCAGCAAACTGGAAGAGAAGGAAAATAAAGCCGAGCGGCATTTAAAACGACTTGATGACCAAGCTCTTATTGTGCAAAAGATGTTTTTTAGTCCGGGTAGTTTTGCTTTAAACCGACTACTGATCAGCGATAAAACCAACGACCGGAATATGAACCTGGTTTTCGACGATTATACCGAAGTGAAAAATAAAGAATATCCGGGAAGCATCGAAATGAACTTTCATTCTCCTGAAGAAGAAATCGATATGAAAATTAAAATGAGTGGATTTTCAACCGACAAAATCTCTTCTTTTAGCATAAAAATTCCGCAAAAATACGAGGAGATTCGTGTAAAGTAA
- a CDS encoding peptidoglycan DD-metalloendopeptidase family protein: MILRIKILFVTLAISLVSFSVFAQSIEELQKQKAEAEKEIEYTTRLLNETQKNERSSLSKLRLINTKINSRNTLVSNIKHEIIIYEQCVTNNELAVKMLKNDTQQLKNEYAEMIRMAYKNLNSYDEVLFLLSAENVNQAYRRLLYFKRYKSFRENQAQMINTVQEVLDESIQKLEQQTVAKQALIAKTEKEMVALNQEKSTQSSELQELQNQKSSLQKTLRQQRRIEQQLEREIQTIIEEVASKNKEAGGSGFALTPEQKLIGDNFAQNKRHLPWPLERGVIVEHFGVHQHPVLTNVQVQNNGINIATDMGAEVRAVFNGEVSRVFGISGGNTAVIIRHGTYLSVYSNLREVVVKKGDKVSTKQPIGTVYTDTKDGNKSILKFQIWKESTKLDPEDWIGR, from the coding sequence ATGATTTTACGAATAAAAATACTATTCGTCACGCTGGCAATATCGCTGGTGAGTTTTTCTGTGTTTGCACAGTCCATCGAGGAGTTGCAAAAACAAAAGGCTGAAGCTGAAAAGGAAATCGAATACACCACACGTTTGCTCAACGAAACGCAAAAAAATGAACGTTCATCGTTGAGTAAGTTGCGACTCATTAATACAAAAATTAACTCCAGAAACACGCTTGTCTCCAATATAAAACACGAAATAATAATTTATGAGCAATGTGTTACCAATAATGAGTTGGCTGTAAAAATGCTTAAAAACGACACTCAGCAGCTAAAGAATGAATATGCTGAGATGATCAGGATGGCGTATAAAAATCTGAATTCGTATGACGAAGTGCTGTTTTTGTTGTCGGCCGAGAATGTAAATCAGGCGTATCGCCGTTTGTTGTATTTCAAACGATATAAATCGTTTCGCGAAAATCAGGCTCAAATGATTAATACGGTGCAGGAAGTACTCGACGAAAGTATTCAAAAACTGGAGCAGCAAACAGTAGCAAAACAGGCGCTGATAGCAAAGACCGAAAAAGAAATGGTGGCGCTGAATCAGGAAAAAAGCACACAAAGCAGCGAGTTGCAAGAACTGCAAAATCAAAAAAGCAGTCTGCAAAAAACCTTACGACAACAACGGCGGATTGAGCAGCAACTGGAACGCGAAATCCAGACAATAATTGAAGAGGTAGCAAGTAAAAACAAAGAAGCCGGAGGTTCGGGTTTTGCTTTAACACCGGAACAAAAACTTATTGGTGATAATTTTGCGCAAAATAAAAGGCACCTGCCCTGGCCGCTGGAAAGAGGCGTAATTGTGGAGCATTTTGGCGTACATCAACATCCGGTTTTAACCAACGTACAGGTGCAGAACAACGGGATAAATATTGCCACCGATATGGGAGCCGAAGTGCGTGCCGTTTTTAATGGCGAAGTCAGCCGCGTATTTGGAATATCGGGTGGAAATACGGCCGTTATAATCCGCCACGGAACCTACCTGAGTGTTTATTCCAACCTTCGTGAGGTAGTGGTTAAAAAGGGTGATAAAGTATCTACAAAACAACCCATCGGAACGGTTTATACTGATACAAAAGATGGCAACAAATCGATCCTTAAATTTCAGATTTGGAAAGAAAGCACCAAACTCGATCCGGAGGACTGGATTGGCCGCTAA
- a CDS encoding MFS transporter, protein MRNSEIKKYYTLLSLYLAQSIPMSFFSTVIPVIMRMENYSLESIGYIQLIKLPWILKMLWAPMVDKTSKNKRHYRRWIIMSEAFYALIIMSVGYLNLQTDFTTIIILMVIAFTASATQDIATDAFAILILNKNERSLGNSMQSAGSFIGTMMGSGVLLIIYHYFGWLWLLRSLGLFVLFALIPVSLYNARNGKESDRSTKNVSPLEFIYFFRQKKIGGHLLLLFLFYSGIIGILTMIKPYFVDLGYDIKEIGIISGIFGTACGVIMTIPAGFLLRKKGITKAVWIFPVVNVLVATFFFGLTYTNHALWLVYLGVMLLWGAYAMSSVFVYTMSMQVVRKGREGTDFTIQIVITHLSSLIIAIMSGKMADTLTYRGLFAIEIGLGILTLALLPFIFRKSFYLKYEQETN, encoded by the coding sequence ATGAGAAATAGCGAAATAAAAAAATATTATACGCTGCTTAGCCTCTACCTGGCGCAGTCGATCCCGATGAGTTTTTTCTCTACGGTGATCCCTGTGATCATGCGAATGGAGAACTACTCGCTGGAATCCATCGGTTATATCCAGTTGATAAAATTGCCATGGATTCTGAAAATGCTGTGGGCGCCAATGGTTGATAAAACCAGTAAAAACAAACGGCACTACCGCAGGTGGATCATCATGTCGGAGGCTTTTTATGCGCTCATCATCATGTCGGTTGGTTATTTAAACCTGCAAACCGATTTTACCACCATTATTATTCTGATGGTAATTGCATTTACGGCATCGGCAACACAGGATATTGCCACCGATGCTTTCGCCATTCTTATTCTGAACAAAAACGAACGCAGCCTTGGAAACAGCATGCAATCGGCCGGTAGTTTTATCGGAACCATGATGGGCAGCGGTGTTTTACTCATTATCTACCATTATTTTGGTTGGTTATGGCTGTTACGCTCGCTCGGCTTGTTTGTGTTGTTTGCGCTCATTCCCGTGTCGCTGTACAACGCACGCAACGGAAAAGAATCCGATCGTTCAACAAAAAATGTATCGCCACTGGAGTTTATCTACTTTTTCAGGCAGAAAAAAATTGGCGGTCACTTGTTGTTATTGTTCCTGTTTTATTCAGGAATAATCGGGATTTTAACCATGATAAAACCCTACTTTGTTGACCTGGGTTACGACATAAAAGAAATCGGAATCATCTCAGGAATATTTGGAACGGCGTGCGGTGTTATCATGACCATTCCTGCAGGATTTCTGCTCCGCAAAAAAGGAATTACCAAAGCAGTGTGGATATTTCCGGTAGTCAATGTACTGGTAGCCACTTTCTTTTTCGGACTGACCTACACCAATCATGCATTGTGGTTGGTTTATTTGGGTGTTATGTTGCTTTGGGGAGCCTACGCCATGTCGTCGGTATTTGTGTATACCATGAGCATGCAAGTAGTTCGTAAAGGGCGCGAAGGAACCGATTTTACCATTCAGATAGTAATTACACACCTAAGCAGCCTTATTATTGCCATAATGAGCGGGAAAATGGCTGATACGCTTACCTACCGCGGGCTGTTTGCCATAGAAATCGGGCTCGGAATACTTACTCTTGCTCTGTTGCCGTTTATCTTCAGAAAAAGTTTTTACCTGAAGTATGAACAAGAAACCAATTAA
- a CDS encoding Crp/Fnr family transcriptional regulator — protein sequence MRSAIKRPSEEETNLSGFQLFKKLTEDEFTRLNYEKTCSLYKKGTIIYREGSRLTGFFCVTRGIIKIFKTGIDGKEQIIRFAKKGEIIAYRSLLSQELACTTAKVIDDAALCHVPYQTLLYLIQNNWQFSHHMLQIVCRELREANDYITDIAQKTVRERLAEVLLLLKENFELDNQNTLQISLTREELANMVGTATESVIRLLSEFKNDKLIELQGRKIKFLNLPALTRVANL from the coding sequence ATGAGAAGCGCAATTAAAAGGCCGTCGGAAGAAGAAACAAATTTGAGTGGTTTTCAACTTTTTAAAAAGTTAACCGAGGATGAATTCACGCGGCTGAATTACGAAAAAACTTGTTCGCTTTATAAAAAGGGCACCATCATTTATCGCGAGGGTAGCCGGCTAACCGGTTTTTTCTGTGTTACAAGGGGAATTATTAAAATCTTCAAAACAGGAATCGACGGTAAAGAGCAGATTATTCGCTTTGCCAAAAAGGGTGAAATTATTGCTTATCGGTCGTTGCTCAGCCAAGAGTTGGCGTGTACAACTGCCAAAGTAATCGACGATGCCGCCTTGTGTCATGTTCCTTATCAAACCTTGTTGTACCTCATTCAGAACAACTGGCAGTTTTCGCATCACATGTTGCAAATTGTGTGTCGTGAATTGCGCGAGGCCAACGATTACATTACCGATATTGCGCAAAAAACAGTTCGCGAACGACTGGCAGAAGTACTTTTACTTTTAAAAGAAAACTTTGAACTGGATAACCAAAATACACTTCAAATTTCGTTAACGCGCGAAGAGCTAGCCAATATGGTTGGCACCGCAACTGAATCGGTAATTCGTTTATTATCAGAATTTAAGAATGATAAATTAATTGAATTACAAGGACGCAAAATTAAATTTTTGAACCTTCCTGCACTAACCCGGGTGGCTAATTTATAA
- the hemG gene encoding protoporphyrinogen oxidase, whose translation MQKNQLNIAVIGAGLTGLTTAYYLKKFGFKVTVFEKNNRAGGVIQTHRKNGFIFESGPNTGSMGQEEAAELFEDLADDCKLEYANKSAEARWIWMGDKWHEMEMGGLKAITTPLFTWYDKFRILGEPFRKPGTNPNETIADMVRRRMGKSFLRNAVDPFLSGVYAGDPEKLVTRFALPKLYWLEQNYGSFIGGSIKQKKARKKEPPRKANRQVFSVKNGLDNLIKALVKNIGDENITLGCKNLEVKTSGDQDFSADGKSFTHVVSTAGSHALESLFPFFPKEKMQAINKMNYAKVTQVVLGFNNWKGIPIKSFGGLVPSAEKRNVLGILLPGSFLKNRAPENGALLSVFMGGIKRPEMFGYSDDKIKEIAEREVRDMMGLDSFNPDLLEIFRYPHAIPQYSFESEEKVQAITDLETEFKGITLAGNMRDGIGMADRIKQGRTIANQFATDYL comes from the coding sequence ATGCAAAAAAACCAACTAAACATTGCCGTAATTGGGGCAGGACTAACCGGACTTACAACAGCTTATTACCTTAAAAAATTTGGTTTTAAGGTAACGGTTTTTGAAAAGAATAACCGTGCAGGTGGCGTGATTCAAACGCATCGAAAAAATGGCTTTATTTTCGAATCGGGTCCAAATACCGGTTCTATGGGGCAGGAAGAAGCTGCCGAGCTTTTCGAAGATCTTGCTGACGATTGTAAACTCGAATATGCCAATAAAAGCGCCGAAGCGCGTTGGATTTGGATGGGCGATAAGTGGCACGAAATGGAAATGGGTGGCTTAAAAGCCATTACTACTCCCCTTTTTACGTGGTACGACAAATTCCGCATTTTAGGAGAACCCTTTCGTAAACCCGGTACCAATCCGAATGAAACAATTGCCGATATGGTGCGACGCCGAATGGGAAAAAGCTTTTTGCGAAATGCTGTAGACCCTTTTCTTTCAGGTGTTTATGCCGGCGATCCGGAAAAGCTGGTAACACGTTTTGCTTTGCCTAAACTTTATTGGCTGGAACAAAACTACGGCAGTTTTATTGGTGGAAGTATCAAGCAAAAAAAAGCACGCAAAAAGGAACCACCACGAAAAGCAAATCGCCAGGTATTCTCGGTTAAAAACGGACTGGATAACCTGATAAAGGCGCTGGTAAAAAATATTGGAGACGAAAATATTACGTTGGGCTGTAAAAATCTGGAGGTAAAAACATCCGGAGATCAGGATTTTTCAGCTGATGGAAAATCATTTACTCACGTTGTTTCAACTGCCGGATCGCATGCGCTGGAAAGCCTTTTCCCTTTCTTCCCGAAAGAAAAAATGCAGGCGATTAATAAAATGAACTACGCCAAAGTTACGCAGGTGGTGCTGGGTTTTAACAACTGGAAAGGAATCCCGATTAAATCGTTTGGAGGACTGGTTCCTTCGGCAGAAAAACGCAATGTGCTGGGTATTCTATTGCCAGGCTCATTTTTGAAAAACCGCGCACCCGAAAACGGTGCTTTACTTTCTGTATTTATGGGAGGTATTAAAAGGCCGGAAATGTTCGGGTATTCTGATGATAAAATAAAAGAAATTGCCGAACGCGAAGTACGCGACATGATGGGGCTCGACAGTTTTAACCCCGATCTTCTGGAGATTTTCCGCTATCCGCATGCCATTCCTCAATACAGTTTCGAAAGTGAAGAAAAAGTACAGGCTATCACCGATCTGGAGACCGAGTTTAAAGGCATCACCCTGGCCGGAAATATGCGCGACGGAATTGGAATGGCCGACCGGATAAAACAAGGAAGAACAATTGCTAACCAATTTGCTACGGATTATTTATGA